One Janthinobacterium sp. TB1-E2 genomic region harbors:
- the ppnN gene encoding nucleotide 5'-monophosphate nucleosidase PpnN, producing the protein MEHDVIDTLVSPEGRLDVLSKTEVNKLLDTSQGGLYNTFRRCALAVLNCGSTIDDGRALLERYQSFEISIIQRERGIKLDIKGAPAIAFVDGKMIKGIHEHLFAVLRDIIFVSDEVTGNPKFDLQSTEGVTDAVFHILRNANVLQTQLNPNLVVCWGGHSINRAEYNYSKEVGYQLGLRGLDICTGCGPGAMKGPMKGATIGHAKQRLHNGRYLGITEPGIIAAESPNPIVNDLVIMPDIEKRLEAFVRAGHGIVVFPGGAGTAEEILYILGILLHPDNAEIPFPLIFTGPETSREYFVQINQFIHDTLGPEAQQRYKIIIDDPELVAREMLEGIRQVREFRKAHSDAYYFNWLLKIDHEFQKPFQPTHENMRNLSLHKNQPTHLLAAQLRRAFSGVVAGNVKDDGIRSIEKYGNFEIHGDKSIAGPMDALLASFVAQHRMKLAGTAYVPCYTVVQ; encoded by the coding sequence ATGGAACACGACGTTATCGATACTCTGGTTTCACCGGAAGGCCGCCTGGACGTGCTCTCCAAGACTGAAGTCAACAAACTGCTCGACACCAGCCAGGGGGGCCTGTACAACACCTTCCGCCGCTGCGCGCTGGCGGTCTTGAATTGCGGCAGCACCATCGACGATGGCCGCGCCCTGCTGGAGCGCTACCAGTCGTTTGAAATCTCGATCATCCAGCGCGAGCGCGGCATCAAGCTCGACATCAAGGGCGCGCCGGCCATCGCCTTTGTCGACGGCAAGATGATCAAGGGCATCCACGAGCACCTGTTTGCCGTGCTGCGCGACATCATCTTCGTCAGCGATGAAGTGACGGGCAACCCGAAATTCGACTTGCAGAGCACGGAAGGCGTGACGGACGCCGTCTTCCACATCCTGCGCAACGCCAACGTGCTGCAAACCCAGCTCAACCCGAACCTGGTCGTGTGCTGGGGCGGGCACTCGATCAACCGCGCCGAATACAACTATTCGAAGGAAGTGGGCTACCAGCTGGGCTTGCGCGGCCTCGACATCTGTACCGGCTGCGGCCCCGGCGCCATGAAGGGCCCCATGAAGGGCGCCACCATCGGCCACGCCAAGCAGCGCCTGCACAATGGCCGCTACCTGGGCATCACCGAGCCGGGCATCATCGCGGCCGAGTCGCCGAACCCCATCGTCAATGACCTCGTCATCATGCCGGACATCGAAAAGCGCCTGGAAGCGTTCGTGCGCGCCGGCCACGGCATCGTGGTGTTCCCCGGCGGCGCGGGCACGGCCGAAGAGATTCTGTATATCCTCGGCATCCTGCTGCATCCGGACAATGCCGAGATTCCTTTCCCGCTGATCTTCACGGGCCCGGAAACGTCGCGCGAATACTTCGTGCAAATCAACCAGTTCATCCACGACACCCTGGGCCCGGAAGCGCAGCAGCGCTACAAGATCATCATCGACGACCCGGAACTGGTGGCGCGCGAAATGCTCGAAGGCATCCGCCAGGTGCGCGAATTCCGCAAGGCGCACAGCGACGCGTATTACTTCAATTGGCTGTTGAAGATAGACCACGAGTTCCAGAAACCGTTCCAGCCCACGCATGAAAACATGCGCAACCTGAGCCTGCACAAGAACCAGCCCACGCACTTGCTTGCAGCCCAGCTGCGCCGCGCGTTTTCGGGCGTGGTGGCGGGCAACGTCAAGGATGACGGCATCCGCTCGATCGAAAAGTACGGCAACTTCGAGATCCACGGCGACAAATCCATCGCCGGCCCCATGGATGCGCTGCTCGCTTCATTCGTGGCGCAGCACCGCATGAAACTGGCGGGTACGGCTTACGTGCCGTGCTACACCGTGGTCCAGTAA
- a CDS encoding peptide MFS transporter yields the protein MSGATTPNKEAVIPEFKQIMGHPSPLWMLFMTEFWERFAFYGVRWALVLYIVAQFHAGDGSGQAAANLTYGSFLALVYAGALFGGYIADRVIGYQRSILLGAVFMAAGLFCISVPNQDIFNLGLATMIVGNGMFKPNISTMVGKLYTTADPRRDSGFTIFYMGINMGAMVAPVFTQWLAESIFGTSAMPSYKMVFMASGFGMLISLVWFAIGRRALKGIGAPEAGSGNPMRVVWVAVGSLCVIPLMYFLLTVGAEKLQIVLTVLFVGLAVMLMIEGIRNGKVARDRVIAMLLIFVFNILFWMFFEQAGSSFTFLADKIVNRDLGFWIFPTAYFQTVNSVAIIVFAPIIAAIWVFLARHNVNPSIPRKFGLGLLGNALAFGLLIFALSSLVGADNKIPFWTLTTVYVLQSIGELCLSPIGLSMVTKLAPVRLVGLGMGGWFLSTGIGNNLSGIFASHVSGTSGMSVQSALSGYTFGFWSLLGAGVVLFLIAPLINKLMHGVK from the coding sequence ATGAGCGGTGCGACTACGCCCAACAAGGAAGCCGTTATTCCCGAGTTCAAGCAGATTATGGGCCATCCAAGCCCATTGTGGATGTTGTTCATGACTGAATTCTGGGAACGCTTCGCGTTCTACGGAGTTCGCTGGGCGCTGGTCCTGTACATCGTGGCCCAGTTCCACGCTGGCGACGGTTCGGGACAGGCAGCGGCCAACCTTACCTACGGTTCCTTCCTCGCGCTGGTGTACGCCGGCGCCCTGTTCGGCGGCTACATCGCCGACCGTGTCATCGGTTACCAGCGCTCGATCCTGCTGGGCGCCGTCTTCATGGCTGCCGGCCTGTTCTGCATCTCGGTACCAAACCAGGACATCTTCAACCTGGGCCTGGCCACCATGATCGTCGGTAACGGCATGTTCAAGCCGAACATCTCGACCATGGTCGGCAAGCTGTACACGACAGCCGATCCGCGCCGCGACAGCGGCTTCACGATCTTCTACATGGGTATCAACATGGGCGCCATGGTTGCCCCTGTCTTCACCCAGTGGCTGGCCGAGTCGATCTTCGGCACCAGCGCCATGCCGTCGTACAAGATGGTCTTCATGGCCTCCGGTTTCGGCATGCTGATTAGCCTGGTATGGTTCGCCATCGGCCGCCGCGCCCTGAAAGGCATCGGCGCTCCGGAAGCCGGTTCCGGCAACCCGATGCGCGTCGTCTGGGTGGCCGTCGGTTCCCTGTGCGTGATCCCGCTGATGTACTTCCTGCTGACCGTCGGCGCTGAAAAGCTGCAAATCGTCCTGACCGTGCTGTTCGTCGGCCTGGCCGTGATGCTGATGATCGAAGGCATACGCAACGGTAAAGTTGCGCGTGACCGCGTCATCGCCATGCTGCTGATCTTTGTCTTCAACATCCTGTTCTGGATGTTCTTCGAACAGGCAGGCAGCTCGTTTACCTTCCTGGCCGACAAGATCGTCAACCGCGACCTGGGCTTCTGGATCTTCCCGACCGCCTACTTCCAGACCGTCAATTCGGTCGCCATCATCGTCTTCGCGCCGATCATCGCCGCCATCTGGGTTTTCCTGGCGCGCCACAACGTCAATCCTTCGATTCCGCGCAAATTCGGCCTGGGCTTGCTGGGCAATGCGCTGGCCTTCGGCCTGCTGATCTTCGCTCTGTCGAGCCTGGTTGGCGCCGATAACAAGATCCCGTTCTGGACCCTGACCACCGTGTACGTGCTGCAATCGATCGGCGAGCTGTGCCTGTCGCCTATCGGCCTGTCGATGGTCACCAAGCTGGCGCCAGTGCGCCTGGTCGGCCTGGGCATGGGCGGCTGGTTCCTGTCGACCGGTATCGGCAACAACCTGTCGGGCATCTTCGCCAGCCACGTCAGCGGCACCAGCGGCATGTCGGTGCAGTCGGCCCTGTCCGGCTACACCTTCGGCTTCTGGTCCCTGCTGGGCGCCGGTGTCGTGCTGTTCCTGATCGCACCGCTGATCAACAAACTGATGCACGGCGTGAAGTAA
- a CDS encoding UPF0149 family protein, whose amino-acid sequence MSSISTTTPLSDDEYAELDTLLAAPALENRAMDVSMLEGFLTAVALSPKQIAPEQWLPWVWDKATGSVLPAQDEASERAASLAQRHHAYMVEWLAKDPDSFEPIYVCGPEWSVPAWCAGFVLGTSLDKPQWAALAVSHPQYLAPFQHLATASELDDDAAETAMDGVIPAVIAINAAWARQRHLKQSQPGATVLRELPKTGRNDPCHCGSGKKYKKCCADADSAAA is encoded by the coding sequence ATGTCCAGCATCTCCACCACCACGCCCCTCTCCGACGACGAATACGCCGAACTCGACACCCTGCTGGCCGCGCCTGCGCTGGAAAACCGCGCCATGGATGTATCGATGCTGGAAGGTTTTCTCACGGCCGTCGCCCTGAGCCCGAAACAGATCGCGCCGGAACAGTGGCTGCCGTGGGTGTGGGACAAGGCGACCGGCAGCGTCTTGCCAGCACAGGACGAGGCCAGCGAACGGGCGGCCAGCCTGGCGCAGCGCCACCACGCCTACATGGTCGAATGGCTGGCAAAGGACCCGGACAGCTTCGAGCCCATCTATGTGTGCGGCCCCGAATGGAGCGTGCCCGCCTGGTGCGCCGGTTTTGTGCTTGGCACGAGCCTGGACAAGCCCCAGTGGGCGGCCCTGGCCGTCAGCCATCCGCAATACCTGGCGCCGTTCCAGCACCTGGCCACGGCCAGCGAACTCGATGACGATGCGGCTGAAACAGCCATGGATGGCGTGATTCCCGCCGTCATCGCCATCAACGCGGCCTGGGCGCGCCAGCGCCACCTGAAACAAAGCCAGCCCGGCGCCACGGTCTTGCGCGAACTGCCGAAGACGGGCCGCAACGACCCGTGCCACTGCGGCAGCGGCAAGAAGTACAAAAAATGCTGCGCCGACGCCGATAGCGCGGCCGCCTAA